In one Candidatus Thiopontia autotrophica genomic region, the following are encoded:
- a CDS encoding sigma-70 family RNA polymerase sigma factor, with product MGSSDQEKFASSKLKGKDHDALHLYMQEIREFPLLTAEEECACARKVQKGDRDAKNHLIESNLRLVVSIARRYQNRGVAFMDLVEEGNLGLIRAVEKFDPERGFRFSTYATWWIRQGVDRALMNQARTVRLPVHVMREMGRYMRESRRLTQSINHEPSISEIATSLDKTAEEVDKILKLREIPTSTELPVVKGSSRTVGDRIEDTSLEDQDDLFLRDEIFTHLSEWLDSLKERERKVVIHRFGLLGEDEMTLEELGKEMGITRERVRQIQLDALQHLHDVLERSGYSEETLF from the coding sequence ATGGGCAGTTCAGATCAAGAGAAGTTTGCATCCAGCAAACTGAAGGGAAAGGACCATGATGCCCTCCATCTCTATATGCAGGAGATTCGGGAGTTTCCGCTACTGACCGCGGAGGAGGAGTGTGCATGTGCACGTAAAGTACAAAAGGGTGACAGGGATGCCAAGAATCATCTGATTGAATCCAATCTGCGTCTTGTAGTAAGTATCGCCAGGCGTTATCAGAATCGAGGCGTCGCCTTTATGGATCTGGTGGAGGAGGGAAATCTTGGCCTGATTCGTGCTGTTGAAAAATTTGACCCAGAGCGAGGTTTTCGTTTTTCAACCTATGCTACCTGGTGGATAAGACAGGGGGTTGATAGAGCATTGATGAATCAGGCCCGTACAGTGCGCTTGCCAGTCCACGTCATGAGAGAGATGGGGCGTTATATGAGAGAGTCTCGTCGTCTTACTCAATCCATAAACCATGAGCCCTCAATTTCCGAGATCGCGACATCGCTTGATAAGACGGCGGAAGAGGTTGATAAAATTCTAAAGCTTAGGGAGATCCCGACATCAACGGAACTGCCGGTTGTGAAGGGCTCCAGCAGGACAGTTGGTGACAGAATTGAAGATACCTCACTGGAGGATCAGGATGATCTGTTTCTCAGGGACGAAATTTTCACCCATCTGAGCGAGTGGCTAGATAGCCTTAAGGAGCGTGAACGCAAGGTTGTTATTCACCGTTTTGGGTTGTTGGGAGAAGATGAGATGACTCTTGAAGAACTTGGCAAAGAGATGGGGATTACCCGTGAGCGGGTACGACAGATTCAGCTGGATGCACTTCAGCATCTGCATGATGTTCTTGAGCGCTCAGGCTATTCAGAAGAGACACTTTTTTAG
- a CDS encoding homoserine dehydrogenase, which translates to MKPVKVGVLGLGTVGCGSVNVLTRNAAEIARRAGRQIEISMAAVRDLERPRICETEGIRLTTDPFEVANDPDIDIVLELMGGTEFAREVVVQALSQGKHVVTANKALIATHGNELFELAQEKGVMVAFEAAVAGGIPIIKAIREGLAANQIQWLAGIINGTGNFILTEMRDKGRAFDDVLKEAQELGYAEADPTFDVEGIDAAHKLTILASIAFGIPLQFDKAMTEGITKITAEDVSYAEELGYRIKHLGVARKTEAGVELRVHPTLIPERQLIANVDGVMNAVLVMGDAVGPTLYYGAGAGDEPTASAVVADTVDVVRALTADPENRVPHLAFQPDALKDLPILSIDDIETAYYLRMEVEDRSGVLAEITRILGEEEISIEAFMQKDIENEGSRAPIVLLTHKTEEGRMNRALSAIEALDCVYGSVMRIRMETLD; encoded by the coding sequence ATGAAGCCAGTAAAAGTAGGTGTTCTCGGACTGGGGACAGTTGGTTGTGGAAGTGTAAATGTACTAACCCGCAATGCAGCAGAGATAGCACGTCGTGCTGGTCGGCAGATTGAGATTAGTATGGCTGCAGTACGTGATCTGGAGCGCCCGAGAATCTGTGAGACAGAGGGGATACGGCTGACTACGGATCCGTTTGAGGTAGCTAATGATCCGGATATTGATATTGTTCTGGAGTTGATGGGCGGCACCGAATTTGCCCGTGAGGTGGTGGTGCAGGCACTCTCGCAGGGCAAGCATGTGGTGACTGCCAACAAGGCACTGATTGCAACCCATGGCAATGAGCTGTTCGAGTTGGCACAGGAGAAGGGGGTCATGGTTGCCTTTGAGGCTGCAGTGGCTGGTGGTATCCCGATCATCAAGGCGATCCGCGAAGGGCTGGCAGCTAACCAGATTCAGTGGCTGGCTGGAATAATTAACGGCACCGGAAATTTCATTCTCACAGAGATGAGAGACAAGGGACGCGCCTTTGATGATGTGCTCAAGGAGGCGCAGGAGCTGGGTTATGCCGAGGCAGATCCAACTTTTGATGTAGAGGGAATTGATGCAGCACACAAGCTGACCATTCTTGCCTCCATCGCCTTTGGTATTCCGCTGCAATTTGACAAGGCGATGACAGAGGGGATAACCAAAATTACGGCAGAGGATGTCTCCTATGCAGAGGAGCTTGGATATCGCATCAAGCATCTCGGAGTGGCACGCAAGACTGAGGCTGGTGTGGAGCTGCGCGTACATCCAACCCTGATCCCGGAGAGACAGTTGATCGCTAATGTGGATGGGGTGATGAATGCAGTGCTGGTGATGGGTGATGCTGTAGGACCAACTCTATACTATGGAGCGGGGGCCGGTGATGAGCCTACCGCCTCTGCTGTGGTTGCAGATACAGTAGATGTGGTACGTGCATTGACTGCAGACCCTGAAAACAGGGTGCCACATCTGGCATTCCAGCCTGATGCCCTGAAGGATTTACCGATACTGTCAATTGATGATATCGAGACCGCCTACTATCTGAGGATGGAGGTTGAGGATCGATCTGGAGTGCTTGCAGAGATCACCAGGATTCTGGGGGAGGAGGAGATAAGTATCGAGGCCTTTATGCAGAAGGATATCGAGAATGAAGGGTCAAGAGCACCCATTGTACTTTTGACCCACAAGACAGAGGAGGGGCGGATGAACCGTGCGCTCTCTGCCATTGAGGCGCTGGATTGTGTATATGGATCGGTTATGCGGATCCGTATGGAGACACTCGATTAA
- the prfB gene encoding peptide chain release factor 2 (programmed frameshift) has protein sequence MIEFNPIYNQIKDLQGRTEALRGYLDYAEKAEQLIEINRELESPEVWNDPERAQGLGKERARLEKIVEGIDRLSSGTTDANELLQMAEAEGDDDTVEEVVADLELLTAEIEMLEFQRMFSGEQDASNAFIDIQSGSGGTEAQDWAEMLLRMYLRWGDRRGFDVELMEVSAGEVAGIKSATIQVKGEYAFGWLRTETGVHRLVRKSPFDSGNRRHTSFSSVFIYPEVNEDIDVEINPSDLRVDTYRAQGAGGQHVNTTDSAVRITHEPSGIVVQCQNERSQHKNKATAMSMLKAKLYEMELMKQNEEKQAAEDAKSDIGWGSQIRSYVLDQSRIKDLRTGHETGNTQAVLDGDLDPFIEESLKSGL, from the exons ATGATTGAGTTCAACCCAATCTACAATCAGATCAAAGATCTACAGGGGCGCACAGAGGCTCTTAGGGGGTATCTT GACTATGCTGAAAAGGCAGAGCAGCTGATTGAGATTAATCGTGAGCTGGAATCACCCGAGGTCTGGAATGATCCGGAGCGGGCCCAGGGGCTGGGAAAGGAGAGGGCTCGACTGGAGAAGATTGTAGAGGGGATTGATCGGCTCTCCAGCGGTACAACAGATGCCAATGAGCTGCTGCAGATGGCAGAGGCAGAGGGTGATGATGATACTGTTGAAGAGGTTGTTGCCGATCTTGAGTTGCTGACCGCAGAGATTGAGATGCTGGAGTTTCAGCGCATGTTCTCTGGGGAACAGGATGCATCCAATGCCTTTATCGATATTCAATCCGGGTCTGGCGGAACAGAGGCTCAGGATTGGGCGGAGATGTTGTTGCGGATGTATCTGCGCTGGGGTGATCGTCGTGGTTTTGATGTGGAGTTGATGGAGGTATCGGCGGGTGAGGTGGCTGGCATCAAATCTGCCACCATTCAGGTTAAGGGTGAGTATGCCTTCGGTTGGCTGCGGACAGAGACTGGGGTGCATCGCCTGGTACGCAAGTCACCCTTTGATTCAGGTAATCGTCGACACACATCTTTCTCTTCGGTATTCATCTATCCTGAGGTGAACGAGGATATTGATGTAGAGATTAACCCCTCCGATTTGCGAGTGGATACATATCGGGCCCAGGGAGCTGGTGGTCAGCATGTAAATACTACTGATTCAGCAGTTCGTATTACCCATGAACCATCTGGTATTGTGGTGCAGTGCCAGAATGAGCGTTCTCAGCACAAGAACAAGGCAACTGCGATGAGCATGTTGAAGGCCAAGCTCTACGAGATGGAGCTGATGAAACAGAATGAGGAGAAGCAGGCGGCAGAGGATGCCAAGTCTGATATAGGGTGGGGCAGCCAGATTCGCTCCTATGTGTTGGACCAGTCGCGGATCAAGGATCTGCGGACAGGCCATGAGACCGGAAATACGCAGGCGGTTCTGGATGGTGATCTGGATCCGTTTATTGAGGAGAGTTTGAAGTCTGGGTTGTAA
- a CDS encoding threonine synthase yields the protein MPFRKHYTGLLDRYRDRLPISEDTKIIDLGEGNTPLIKLKNIPGEMGVDAEIYVKYEGLNPTGSFKDRGMCMAVTKAVEEGSKAIICASTGNTSAAAAAYAARAGITAFVLIPDGKIALGKLAQAMMHGAVVIQIHGNFDDGMQLVKEVGEEAPVTIVNSINPFRLQGQKTAAFEIIEELGAAPDYHCLPVGNAGNISAHWMGYVEYAEDGIVPTRPTMVGYQAAGAAPFMRGEMVDEPETVATAIRIGHPQSWDKAWNVQKESGGWFDECTDEEILAAQKLLAEREGVFCEPASATSVAGALRDLKSGKIPAGSKIVCTLTGHGLKDPDTAIKQSTRELITVDATLEDVKGAILNNM from the coding sequence GTGCCATTTAGAAAACACTACACAGGTCTTTTGGATCGTTACCGTGACCGTCTGCCCATAAGCGAGGATACAAAAATCATCGATCTGGGCGAGGGCAATACCCCGCTGATCAAGCTGAAGAATATCCCCGGTGAGATGGGGGTCGATGCAGAGATCTATGTGAAATACGAGGGGCTCAATCCAACAGGTTCATTCAAGGATCGTGGCATGTGTATGGCGGTGACCAAGGCGGTAGAGGAGGGTAGCAAGGCTATTATCTGTGCCTCTACCGGAAACACCTCGGCTGCAGCGGCGGCCTACGCGGCACGCGCCGGTATTACCGCTTTCGTACTTATTCCAGACGGCAAGATTGCGCTGGGCAAGCTTGCTCAGGCAATGATGCATGGGGCGGTAGTGATTCAGATTCATGGCAATTTTGATGATGGCATGCAGCTGGTGAAAGAGGTGGGTGAAGAGGCTCCGGTTACCATTGTTAACTCCATCAACCCGTTCCGCCTGCAGGGTCAGAAGACAGCGGCATTTGAGATTATTGAGGAGCTGGGCGCTGCCCCTGACTACCACTGTCTGCCAGTTGGTAATGCGGGCAATATCTCTGCCCACTGGATGGGGTATGTGGAGTATGCCGAGGATGGCATCGTTCCGACCCGCCCAACCATGGTTGGTTATCAGGCTGCAGGGGCTGCCCCCTTTATGCGTGGCGAGATGGTAGATGAGCCAGAGACTGTGGCAACTGCAATTCGTATTGGTCACCCACAGAGCTGGGACAAGGCGTGGAATGTGCAGAAGGAGTCTGGCGGCTGGTTTGACGAGTGTACGGATGAGGAGATACTGGCCGCACAGAAACTACTGGCAGAGAGAGAGGGGGTCTTCTGTGAGCCGGCATCGGCAACATCTGTAGCGGGTGCTCTGCGTGATCTCAAGAGTGGAAAGATCCCGGCTGGCAGCAAGATTGTATGTACCCTGACTGGACATGGGTTGAAGGATCCAGACACAGCTATTAAACAGAGCACGCGGGAACTGATTACTGTTGATGCGACCCTGGAAGATGTTAAGGGAGCAATCCTTAACAACATGTAG
- the recJ gene encoding single-stranded-DNA-specific exonuclease RecJ, with amino-acid sequence MRVVQRTVPDSQPLEGVPSILDRIYRSRGIRSVAELDHSLKNLLPISSLKNVEQAAELVASSIGRGDSIVVVADYDADGATACAVSMRGLKSMGANINYVVPDRKRHGYGLSEKVVELTLKYKPNLLITVDNGISSIGGGEAAKRAGMAVVVTDHHLPGDQLPAADVIVNPNQHGDDFASPNLAGVGVAFYLVCAVRQKLGSDFNPATLLDLVAVGTVADVVRLDRNNRILVNSGIQRIRQGHCSPGVAALLEVAGREQGRVVASDFGFTVGPRINAAGRMAEMGAGIDCLLAEDRQQALTQAQALDSINRQRREVEAGIREDAESIIESLHLDGEGLSSALALYQPHWHEGVVGIVAGRIKEQLHRPVIVFARGESGTLKGSARSISGLHIRDLIDAISKKSPGMVLQFGGHAMAAGVSIREHDFELFRTLFEQSVSTLVSEEMLEGVLYTDGGLSSGERLLETAELLRESGPWGQGFPEPLFRDVFVLDDWRIVGENHLKLVLGDSESSDRVDAIAFYQSEQLLPERGDNLEIVYRMDVNRWRGRDSLQLIVETIINS; translated from the coding sequence GTGAGAGTTGTCCAGCGCACCGTTCCTGACAGCCAACCGCTGGAGGGGGTGCCATCCATACTGGACCGCATATATCGTTCTCGTGGCATCCGCTCTGTTGCAGAGCTGGACCACTCCCTGAAGAATCTTCTCCCTATATCCTCCCTGAAAAATGTGGAACAGGCTGCAGAGCTTGTTGCCTCCTCTATCGGTCGTGGTGACTCCATTGTTGTTGTTGCCGACTACGATGCGGATGGCGCAACTGCCTGTGCGGTCTCTATGCGTGGCCTCAAATCGATGGGGGCAAATATCAATTATGTGGTGCCAGATCGCAAGAGACATGGTTATGGCCTCTCTGAAAAAGTAGTTGAATTAACATTAAAATATAAACCTAATCTATTGATAACGGTAGATAATGGAATATCGAGTATTGGCGGGGGAGAGGCGGCAAAGAGGGCTGGAATGGCTGTAGTAGTTACCGATCATCATCTTCCTGGTGACCAGCTTCCGGCAGCCGATGTGATTGTAAATCCGAACCAACATGGTGATGATTTTGCAAGCCCCAACCTCGCCGGTGTTGGGGTTGCCTTTTATCTGGTGTGTGCTGTCAGACAGAAACTGGGGTCTGACTTTAACCCGGCAACATTGCTGGATCTGGTCGCAGTTGGAACAGTTGCAGATGTGGTGAGGCTGGATCGGAATAATCGGATTTTGGTGAACAGCGGTATTCAGCGTATTCGTCAGGGTCACTGTTCACCAGGTGTGGCTGCACTGCTGGAGGTGGCGGGTAGAGAGCAGGGTCGTGTAGTGGCCTCCGATTTCGGATTCACTGTTGGCCCTCGAATCAATGCGGCAGGACGCATGGCGGAGATGGGGGCGGGGATTGATTGTCTACTGGCAGAGGATAGGCAGCAGGCTCTTACTCAGGCGCAGGCACTAGACAGCATCAACCGACAGCGTCGTGAGGTAGAGGCAGGAATTCGGGAGGATGCAGAATCCATCATAGAGTCCCTGCATCTGGATGGGGAGGGGCTCTCTTCAGCTCTTGCCCTCTATCAGCCACACTGGCATGAGGGTGTGGTTGGAATTGTTGCGGGGAGAATCAAGGAGCAGTTGCATCGGCCAGTAATTGTCTTTGCCCGTGGGGAAAGTGGCACCCTGAAAGGCTCTGCACGCTCTATCTCTGGTCTTCATATAAGGGACCTGATTGATGCCATATCCAAAAAAAGTCCCGGCATGGTTCTCCAGTTTGGGGGGCATGCAATGGCAGCAGGGGTGTCCATTCGTGAACACGATTTTGAACTCTTCAGAACCCTGTTTGAACAGTCGGTCTCCACTCTGGTCAGTGAGGAGATGCTGGAGGGGGTGCTTTATACTGATGGTGGACTCTCCAGTGGAGAGCGTCTGCTAGAGACGGCAGAGCTGTTGAGGGAGTCAGGTCCCTGGGGACAGGGCTTTCCCGAGCCCCTGTTTCGGGATGTTTTTGTTCTGGATGACTGGCGCATCGTTGGTGAGAATCATCTGAAACTTGTTTTGGGTGATAGCGAATCTAGTGATCGTGTAGATGCAATTGCCTTTTATCAGTCAGAGCAGTTGCTGCCGGAGCGGGGTGATAATCTGGAGATTGTCTACCGGATGGATGTCAATCGATGGCGGGGTAGAGATAGTTTACAGTTAATTGTAGAGACCATTATCAACTCGTAA
- the lysS gene encoding lysine--tRNA ligase yields MSKEQNQKVDENRLIAERRRKLDLLREEGNAFPNDFRRNVVAGELHAEYGEMEPEVLEERGVRVAVAGRMMAKRVMGKAAFTHLKDMSGKIQLFVQRDALPEGLYAGFKKWDIGDIIGAEGVMFKTKTGELSVKVDSIRILTKSVRPLPEKFHGLTDTEARYRQRYIDLIMNDASRDVFKTRVQVVQYIRDFLNGRGFMEVETPMMQAIPGGATARPFTTYHNALDMELFLRIAPELYLKRLVVGGFERVYEINRNFRNEGLSTRHNPEFTMIEFYEAYADYQDLMDTTEAMLRGVTEEVLGSSQVSYQGDTYDFGKPFARMTVKESILHFNPDLAEQDLDDLDSARAVAENMEIPLKDSYGLGKVQIEIFEKTVEHRLMNPTFITAYPTEVSPLARRNDDDPFVTDRFEFFVGGREIANGFSELNDYEDQAERFRRQVEEKEAGDDEAMHYDEDYVTALEHGMPPTAGEGIGIDRLVMLFTDSPSIRDVLLFPHMRPQT; encoded by the coding sequence ATGTCAAAAGAACAAAACCAGAAAGTTGATGAAAACAGATTAATCGCGGAGCGGCGTCGCAAGCTTGATCTGCTGCGTGAGGAGGGGAATGCTTTCCCCAATGATTTCCGCAGGAATGTGGTCGCTGGTGAGCTCCATGCCGAGTACGGAGAGATGGAGCCCGAGGTACTGGAGGAGCGGGGAGTTCGGGTAGCAGTGGCTGGACGGATGATGGCCAAGCGCGTCATGGGCAAGGCGGCCTTTACCCATCTCAAGGATATGAGCGGAAAGATACAGCTCTTTGTGCAGCGGGATGCCCTGCCAGAGGGGCTGTATGCAGGCTTCAAGAAATGGGACATTGGAGACATTATTGGTGCTGAAGGGGTTATGTTCAAGACTAAGACTGGAGAGCTCTCGGTCAAGGTTGACTCCATCCGGATATTGACCAAGTCGGTTCGCCCGCTACCGGAGAAATTTCATGGGCTGACAGATACCGAGGCTAGATACCGTCAGCGTTATATCGATCTGATCATGAACGATGCCTCACGAGATGTATTCAAGACTCGGGTTCAGGTAGTGCAGTATATCCGCGACTTTCTCAATGGGCGCGGCTTTATGGAGGTGGAGACCCCGATGATGCAGGCGATCCCTGGAGGGGCAACTGCGCGTCCATTTACCACCTACCATAATGCGCTGGATATGGAGCTCTTCTTGCGGATTGCACCAGAGCTCTACCTCAAGCGTCTGGTTGTTGGGGGGTTTGAGAGGGTCTACGAAATCAATCGCAACTTCCGTAATGAGGGGCTCTCAACTCGCCATAATCCTGAATTCACCATGATTGAGTTCTATGAGGCCTATGCCGATTATCAGGATCTGATGGACACCACTGAGGCGATGTTGCGTGGAGTGACGGAGGAGGTGTTGGGTTCCAGTCAGGTAAGCTATCAGGGCGACACCTATGACTTTGGCAAGCCGTTTGCCCGGATGACAGTAAAAGAGTCGATTTTGCACTTTAATCCGGATCTTGCAGAACAGGATCTGGATGATCTTGATAGTGCCAGAGCAGTAGCTGAGAACATGGAGATTCCCCTGAAAGACTCTTACGGTCTGGGCAAGGTGCAGATTGAGATTTTCGAGAAAACAGTAGAGCACCGTCTTATGAACCCAACATTTATTACGGCATACCCTACAGAGGTCTCTCCACTGGCTCGTCGCAATGATGATGATCCATTTGTTACCGACCGTTTTGAGTTCTTTGTTGGTGGTCGTGAGATCGCCAATGGCTTCTCTGAGCTTAATGATTATGAGGATCAGGCGGAGCGTTTCCGCAGACAGGTCGAAGAGAAAGAGGCTGGTGATGATGAGGCCATGCACTATGATGAGGACTACGTAACTGCGCTGGAGCACGGTATGCCACCAACGGCGGGTGAGGGCATCGGTATTGATCGGCTGGTAATGCTCTTCACCGATTCGCCATCTATCCGTGATGTGTTACTGTTTCCACATATGAGACCGCAAACATAA
- the alaC gene encoding alanine transaminase, with translation MIEDFQRIKRLPPYVFNIVNELKAKARQRGEDIIDFGMGNPDQPTPQHIVDKLTEAAQRPDTHRYSMSRGIPRLRRAICNWYHDRYEVDLDADSEAIVTIGSKEGLAHLALATVGPGDTVLVPNPAYPIHPYGFIIAGADIRHVPLTPDGDFFAELEKAIKNSWPRPKMLVLNFPGNPTTHCVDLEFFEKVVALAKEHQIWVIHDLAYADIVFDGYQSPSILQIDGAKEIAVEFFTLSKSYNMPGWRVGFMVGNPTLVAALARMKSYLDYGMFTPIQVAAIAALEGPQECVHEICDMYLKRRDALCSGLNSVGWEVEPPKATMFVWAPIPEPYREMGSLEFSKKLLSEAKVAVSPGIGFGEYGDGYVRFGLIENEHRTRQAVRGIREMFKSDGVLDVEQ, from the coding sequence TTGATTGAGGATTTCCAGAGAATCAAACGGTTGCCGCCATACGTATTCAATATCGTTAATGAGTTGAAGGCAAAGGCGAGGCAGCGGGGAGAGGACATCATCGATTTCGGGATGGGAAACCCCGATCAACCAACTCCGCAACACATAGTTGACAAGTTGACGGAGGCCGCACAACGTCCAGATACCCACCGTTACTCCATGTCCAGGGGCATTCCGCGTCTACGCAGGGCAATATGCAACTGGTATCATGACCGCTACGAGGTTGATCTGGATGCGGACTCAGAGGCAATCGTAACCATTGGATCAAAAGAGGGGCTGGCACATCTGGCATTGGCTACTGTTGGTCCGGGGGATACTGTGCTGGTTCCCAATCCAGCCTACCCAATTCACCCTTATGGCTTCATTATTGCGGGGGCAGATATCCGTCATGTTCCGCTTACTCCTGATGGGGATTTCTTTGCAGAGCTCGAGAAGGCGATCAAGAATTCATGGCCACGCCCCAAGATGTTGGTGCTCAATTTTCCAGGCAATCCAACAACCCACTGTGTTGATCTGGAGTTCTTTGAAAAGGTTGTGGCATTGGCAAAAGAGCATCAGATATGGGTTATCCACGATCTTGCCTATGCAGACATCGTGTTTGATGGTTATCAATCACCATCAATTCTGCAGATAGATGGTGCCAAGGAGATTGCAGTAGAGTTCTTTACCCTCTCTAAAAGCTATAATATGCCAGGATGGCGTGTTGGTTTCATGGTTGGTAATCCGACACTGGTTGCTGCCCTGGCACGAATGAAATCATATCTTGATTACGGCATGTTCACCCCGATACAGGTGGCGGCAATAGCTGCACTTGAAGGGCCTCAGGAGTGTGTCCATGAGATTTGTGACATGTATCTCAAGCGCAGGGATGCACTCTGTAGCGGCCTCAACTCAGTGGGCTGGGAGGTGGAGCCACCAAAGGCAACAATGTTTGTGTGGGCACCAATTCCTGAGCCTTATCGTGAGATGGGGTCACTGGAGTTCTCCAAGAAATTGTTGAGTGAGGCCAAGGTTGCGGTCTCTCCGGGAATCGGATTTGGTGAGTATGGAGATGGCTATGTCCGTTTTGGATTAATTGAGAATGAGCACCGTACCCGACAAGCGGTACGTGGAATCAGAGAGATGTTCAAGAGTGATGGTGTTCTTGACGTTGAACAGTAA
- a CDS encoding CvpA family protein codes for MPPVVEQSGLNWTDLVILGIIVISTGISLLRGFFKEAISLVTWIIAFWVALNFSADQAHIFESLIETPSLRAGASFALLFLVTLILGSLINKAMQSLIDFSGFGGMDHLLGMFFGAARGVLIVSLLVLLAGLTPLPQDNWWHESLLLEYFQEVSAWLTEYFPEHLRSYFSYTPVV; via the coding sequence ATGCCTCCAGTTGTTGAACAGAGTGGTCTGAACTGGACCGACCTGGTAATTTTGGGAATTATTGTGATCTCGACAGGGATCAGTCTGCTTCGCGGCTTCTTCAAAGAGGCGATCTCTCTCGTGACCTGGATAATTGCATTCTGGGTGGCGTTAAATTTTTCTGCAGATCAGGCCCATATTTTTGAATCTCTGATAGAGACCCCATCTCTGCGTGCAGGGGCATCATTTGCCCTACTGTTTTTGGTCACCCTGATTCTCGGTTCATTGATAAACAAGGCCATGCAGAGTCTGATAGATTTTTCAGGGTTTGGAGGAATGGACCACCTGTTGGGAATGTTCTTTGGTGCGGCACGAGGTGTATTGATTGTCTCGCTGCTCGTGCTATTGGCTGGCCTTACCCCTCTGCCACAGGATAACTGGTGGCATGAATCACTGTTGCTGGAGTATTTTCAGGAGGTTTCAGCATGGTTGACAGAGTATTTTCCTGAACACCTGCGTAGCTACTTCTCGTATACTCCGGTTGTCTGA
- the purF gene encoding amidophosphoribosyltransferase — MCGIIGIVSSSPVNQQLYDGLTVLQHRGQDAAGIMTCDEGKIFLRKANGLAKDVFHTRHMLRLQGNMGIGHVRYPTAGCSSSAEAQPFYVNSPYGIALAHNGNLTNADKIKQDLYLEDLRHINTESDSEILLNVFAHELQHLGKMHLDMDDMFNAVSGVHRRCQGGYAAVTLITGYGIVAFRDPFGIRPLCIGERTLDDGRKEHMVASESVAIDTLGYQLVRELDPGEAVYIDNSGELFAKQCAENPVLSPCIFEHVYFARPDTIIDQVHVHKARLRMGEKLATKILREWPEHDIDVVIPIPDTSRTAASELAYALNVVYREGFIKNRYIGRTFIMPGQQQRKKSVRQKLNPLGLEFKGKNVLLVDDSIVRGTTSAQIIEMARSAGARKVYFASAAPPVRYPNVYGIDMPVASELIAHDRTEEEVAELIGADRLIYQDLQDLIDSVQEGNPQIKQFDTSVFDANYVTGGIDDDYLENLEAARCDSEKEKRNQQDDEVLGVHNSI, encoded by the coding sequence ATGTGCGGAATTATCGGAATTGTCTCCAGCTCACCAGTTAACCAGCAACTCTATGATGGATTAACTGTACTGCAACATCGTGGCCAGGATGCGGCAGGTATCATGACCTGTGATGAAGGAAAAATATTTTTAAGGAAGGCCAATGGCCTTGCCAAGGATGTTTTTCATACCCGCCACATGTTGCGACTGCAGGGGAATATGGGGATTGGTCATGTCCGTTACCCTACGGCAGGATGTTCATCTTCCGCGGAGGCACAGCCTTTCTATGTGAACTCCCCATATGGCATTGCTCTGGCGCATAATGGCAACCTCACCAATGCCGACAAGATCAAGCAGGACCTCTATCTGGAAGATCTTCGTCACATCAATACAGAGTCTGATTCCGAGATTCTGCTGAACGTTTTTGCTCATGAACTCCAGCACCTTGGAAAGATGCATCTTGATATGGACGATATGTTTAATGCTGTTTCAGGGGTGCATAGACGCTGTCAGGGAGGTTATGCGGCAGTAACCCTTATTACTGGATATGGCATCGTTGCATTTCGTGATCCATTTGGTATTCGCCCTCTATGCATAGGTGAACGTACACTTGATGATGGCCGCAAGGAGCATATGGTCGCCTCGGAGAGCGTGGCGATTGATACGCTTGGTTATCAGTTGGTACGTGAGCTGGACCCAGGTGAGGCAGTATATATTGATAACAGCGGAGAGCTGTTTGCGAAGCAGTGTGCAGAGAATCCGGTACTATCTCCATGTATTTTTGAGCATGTATATTTTGCCCGTCCAGACACTATTATCGATCAGGTCCATGTGCACAAGGCGCGCCTCCGTATGGGTGAAAAATTGGCGACCAAGATTCTCCGAGAGTGGCCAGAGCATGATATTGACGTGGTTATCCCAATTCCGGACACCAGCAGAACTGCAGCCTCTGAGCTTGCCTATGCCCTGAATGTTGTCTATCGAGAGGGGTTTATCAAAAATCGTTACATCGGCCGCACATTTATTATGCCTGGTCAGCAGCAGCGCAAGAAATCGGTAAGACAAAAACTCAACCCTCTTGGGCTGGAGTTCAAGGGGAAGAATGTATTGCTGGTTGATGATTCAATTGTACGTGGAACCACCTCTGCACAGATTATCGAGATGGCCCGTTCCGCTGGTGCAAGAAAGGTATATTTTGCCTCGGCGGCACCGCCGGTGCGTTATCCGAATGTTTATGGGATTGATATGCCGGTTGCGTCCGAATTGATTGCACATGATCGTACCGAGGAGGAGGTTGCAGAGTTGATTGGGGCCGATCGCCTGATCTATCAGGACCTGCAGGATCTGATAGATTCAGTGCAGGAGGGTAATCCGCAGATCAAGCAGTTTGATACCTCGGTGTTTGATGCCAACTACGTAACGGGCGGGATTGATGATGACTATCTTGAAAACCTTGAAGCAGCACGCTGTGACTCTGAAAAAGAGAAGCGCAATCAGCAGGATGATGAGGTGCTCGGTGTTCATAATTCCATATAA